In Pyrus communis chromosome 8, drPyrComm1.1, whole genome shotgun sequence, one genomic interval encodes:
- the LOC137742936 gene encoding uncharacterized mitochondrial protein AtMg00810-like: MDEEMMALHKNDTWEVTELPKGKKPVGCRWVFTIKYKADKSVGRYKARHLEEEVYMDFPPGYNAGGKTGMMKLEQNLIAEFEMKNLGDLKYFLGVEVAWSSRGIFLSEHKYVLDLLKETGMLGCKPADTPIVEKHYLGIHPNQEPVDRGRYQRLMGRLIYLSHTHPNISYAFVLYL, encoded by the exons atggatgaagaaatgatggcactacACAAGAATGATACATGGGAGGTAACAGAGCTACCTAAAGGCAAGAAACCGGTTGGGTGTAGATGGGTCTTTACAATCAAGTACAAGGCAGACAAATCGGTAGGCAGGTATAAAGCAAG GCACTTGGAAGAAGAGGTATATATGGATTTCCCTCCAGGGTACAATGCTGGAGGAAAAACTGGA ATGATGAAGTTAGAACAAAACCTTATAGCTGAGTTTGAGATGAAGaatttgggagatttgaaatattttcttggcgTGGAAGTAGCTTGGTCATCTAGAGGTATTTTCTTGTCTGAACATAAATATGTTCtggatttattaaaagaaacagGCATGCTGGGATGCAAACCTGCGGACACTCCCATCGTGGAGAAACATTATTTGGGGATTCATCCAAATCAGGAACCGGTTGATAGAGGTAGATATCAAAGACTAATGGGGAGGTTGATTTATTTGTCTCACACTCATCCGAATATTTCCTATGCT TTTGTGCTTTACTTGTAG
- the LOC137742937 gene encoding receptor-like protein 7, with product MGMISSWFNLFSVRCVVLLLLNVTHCFSFVQTLAHFAECSALLQFKNSFQVKRFASEESYAYPKVTSWTPKGGHQNQTNCCSWDGVECDEESGHVIGLELGSSCLYGSINSNSSLFRLVHLQRLDLSDNHFNFSQIPSRLGRDLTSLTYLDLSQSLFSGQVPAEISKLSKLSSLDLSDNGKLTLTKANLRSLVQNMTNLKQLHLGWVEIFSTFPDNFVNASSLTSLKLNDCGFYGEFPVSVFHLPNLKVLNLQYNLQLTGHFPNFNFTNCFKKLAVGETSFSGPLPTSIGNLRSLILFSISFCLFDPHVPSSLRNLTQLVYLDISSFYDQSLVSNYSWSWVGKLTKLDHLGLAYTNLTGQFPCFLANLTQLTQLDLGSNELTGKIPSWVTRNLAQLIYLDLSFNKLSGLVEFDQFSNLKNLNNLRLSSNQFSLQIKPNLNATLPKFQLLWLDSCNLTEFPEFLKNQDELYDLHLSDNNIHGQIPKWFWNASRETLWNLDLSFNFLTGLESFDQNPLILPWKNLLYFAMESNLLQGSLPIPPQSIILYVVSNNDYNGEISPLFCNKNLQVLDLANNNLSGMLPQCLGNSSALEVLNLPNNSFDGDIPQLCPNKNSLRMVDLSYNHLHGKVPRSMAHCTQLEFLNLGNNYIRDIFPSLLGGLPVLKALILCHNEFHGIIGKPATNHEFPNLCIIDLSHNGFSGMLPSNYLENWNFMKFVNETNQTYFEVVSSASPDDVTYNYPYKITILAKGVELKYLRTPYLLRLVDLSSNKFEGEIPTGIIGKLRGLHLLNLSNNTFNGLIPASLGNLTALESLDLSGNQFSGSIPSTLVQLNFLEYFNVSHNHLWGPIPLGQQFNTFQEDSYQGNSGLCGKPLSKKCKDSKSLTPSPPSVFEEDEDPEIPFKFDWYVVLPGVFCGLIVGFVAGNAFAEKKHEWFVETFSKRTRQPRAKKGSRGQRT from the coding sequence ATGGGAATGATATCTTCATGGTTTAACTTGTTTTCCGTACGTTGTGTTGTTTTGCTTTTACTCAATGTCACTCACTGTTTTTCATTTGTGCAGACACTTGCACATTTCGCTGAGTGCTCTGCATTGTTACAATTCAAGAATAGCTTTCAGGTTAAAAGGTTCGCTTCTGAGGAGTCTTATGCTTATCCAAAGGTTACATCTTGGACGCCAAAAGGAGGACATCAGAATCAGACTAACTGTTGTTCGTGGGATGGTGTTGAGTGCGATGAAGAGTCCGGCCATGTCATTGGCCTTGAACTTGGCAGCAGCTGTCTCTATGGTTCTATCAACTCCAACAGCAGCCTCTTCCGACTTGTACACTTGCAGAGGCTTGATCTCTCAGATAACCACTTCAATTTCTCTCAAATACCATCAAGATTAGGCCGTGACCTTACGAGTCTAACCTATCTCGACCTTTCACAGTCCTTATTTTCTGGCCAAGTTCCAGCTGAAATTTCAAAGCTATCAAAGCTATCTTCCCTTGATTTGTCAGACAATGGTAAATTAACACTAACAAAAGCCAATCTAAGAAGCCTAGTCCAAAACATGACCAActtaaaacaacttcatcttggtTGGGTAGAAATATTCTCCACTTTTCCTGATAACTTTGTAAATGCATCATCCCTCACATCTCTCAAACTTAACGATTGTGGGTTCTATGGGGAGTTCCCTGTCAGTGTTTTCCACCTACCAAACTTAAAGGTTCTTAATCTTCAATATAACTTACAACTAACAGGTCATTTTCCTAACTTTAACTTTACCAATTGCTTCAAGAAATTGGCCGTTGGGGAAACAAGTTTCTCCGGTCCACTCCCTACGTCAATTGGAAATCTTCGTTCTTTAATTCTATTTAGCATCTCTTTTTGTCTGTTTGACCCCCATGTTCCATCTTCACTCAGAAACCTTACTCAGCTCGTTTACCTTGACATTTCTTCATTTTATGATCAATCTTTAGTATCTAATTATTCCTGGTCTTGGGTTGGAAAGCTAACCAAACTTGATCATTTGGGACTTGCGTATACCAACTTAACGGGACAATTCCCATGTTTTCTTGCTAACTTGACACAACTTACCCAACTAGACTTGGGGTCTAATGAACTAACTGGTAAAATCCCATCTTGGGTTACAAGGAATTTGGCCCAACTAATTTATCTAGACCTTTCCTTTAATAAGTTGAGCGGATTAGTTGAATTTGATCAGTTTTCCAACCTCAAAAATTTAAACAATCTTCGGTTGTCGTCCAACCAATTTTCTCTGCAAATTAAACCCAATTTGAACGCTACTCTTCCAAAGTTTCAACTTCTGTGGTTGGATTCATGCAACTTAACAGAATTTCCCGAGTTTTTGAAAAATCAGGACGAGTTGTATGATCTACATCTCTCTGACAATAATATTCATGGCCAAATACCAAAATGGTTCTGGAATGCATCTAGAGAAACGCTGTGGAATCTGGATCTGTCATTTAACTTCTtaactggtctcgagtcatttgACCAAAATCCACTAATTCTTCCATGGAAAAATCTGTTGTATTTTGCGATGGAGTCAAACTTGTTACAAGGTTCACTGCCAATTCCACCCCAATCAATAATTCTTTATGTTGTTTCAAACAATGATTATAATGGAGAGATTTCGCCATTGTTCTGCAACAAGAATCTACAAGTTCTGGATTTGGCCAACAACAACCTAAGTGGTATGCTTCCACAGTGTTTGGGGAACTCCAGTGCCTTGGAAGTACTCAACTTGCCAAACAATTCTTTTGATGGAGATATTCCTCAACTATGTCCAAACAAAAATAGTTTGAGAATGGTAGATTTAAGTTACAATCATTTGCACGGAAAGGTACCAAGATCCATGGCCCATTGCACTCAGTTGGAGTTTCTTAACCTCGGAAACAATTACATCAGAGACATCTTCCCGTCTTTGTTAGGAGGACTTCCGGTGTTAAAGGCTCTCATTTTGTGTCATAATGAATTTCATGGAATAATTGGGAAGCCTGCAACCAACCATGAGTTCCCAAACTTGTGCATCATTGATCTATCTCACAATGGTTTTTCCGGTATGTTGCCCTCTAACTACTTGGAGAACTGGAATTTCATGAAGTTTGTTAATGAAACCAATCAAACTTATTTTGAAGTAGTCTCTTCCGCTAGCCCAGATGATGTCACTTATAATTATCCATACAAGATTACAATTCTTGCAAAAGGGGTCGAGTTGAAATATTTGAGGACTCCATATCTTCTTAGACTCGTAGATCTGTCAAGTAATAAATTTGAAGGTGAGATTCCAACAGGTATCATTGGGAAACTAAGAGGCCTTCATTTGCTAAACCTCTCCAATAACACTTTCAATGGTCTCATTCCCGCATCTCTTGGGAACTTGACAGCTCTTGAATCATTGGATCTCTCTGGAAACCAGTTCTCAGGAAGTATCCCCAGTACTTTAGTGCAACTCAATTTCCTTGAGTATTTCAACGTATCCCATAACCATCTTTGGGGGCCTATACCACTTGGCCAGCAATTTAATACATTTCAGGAGGATTCGTACCAAGGAAACTCAGGTTTGTGCGGAAAACCTCTGTCAAAGAAATGCAAGGATTCGAAGAGCTTAACACCGTCGCCACCTTcagtttttgaagaagatgaagacccTGAAATTCCATTTAAGTTTGATTGGTACGTGGTTCTTCCTGGAGTTTTTTGTGGTCTAATTGTTGGATTCGTTGCCGGGAACGCTTTTGCGGAGAAGAAGCATGAATGGTTTGTAGAGACATTTAGCAAGAGGACGAGGCAGCCAAGAGCCAAAAAGGGGAGTAGAGGGCAAAGGACTTAG